The sequence below is a genomic window from Streptomyces sp. NBC_00289.
GTGACGCGAGGGGAACCGGTCGCCTCCGCGGTCCGTCGAATCAGCATGTACCGGTACACGTACAAGGAGCGACCCCACCCCTCCGGACACCGGCGGCGCCCGGCCCTGACAGCGACCGCCGTGGCCGCCCTCCTCCCGCTCGCCGCCGCCTGCGGCAGTGAACAGGCCGGTGACGGCGGCAGCGCCTCGGCCGAGGCCGGCACCTCCGTGACCGGCGTCCGCTGGGCGGTCGACGGTCTCACCGTGAACGGCCGCACCAGCCGTGCGCCGGACCGGGCGTATCTGCGGATCGCCGGGGACGGCGAGGTCAAGGGCAACCTCGGCTGCAACGGCTTCGCCTCCACGGCCGCCTTCGAGGGCAACCGTCTCTCGCTCGGCCGCATCGAGTCGACGGCCATGGCCTGCGAGGACGTCCCCATGGCCTTCGAACGGAACTTCGCCGCCACCCTCGCCGACCACCCCCTCACGCCGAAGGTCAAGGGCGACAGAATGACGCTCACCACCGCCGACGGCGACCGCGTCGACCTCATCAAGGAGACCGCGGCCCGGGCCACCGCCCCGCTGGACGGCACGAAGTGGGTCGTCACGTCCCCCGCCGCGGGCGGCCGGGCCCACCTCACCTTCGACGAGAAGGGCCGGAAGGTCTCCGGCAGCCTCGGCTGCAACAAGGTGAACGCCACCGCGACGGTCCGCGACGGACATATCACCCTGGGCGCCCCGTCCACGACCCGGATGATGTGCGAAGCCTCACTCATGACCTCGGAGGAGAGGCTCCTGCGGCTCTTCGACTCCACGGTGTCCTACGCGCTGGATCACGACAGCCTCACGCTGACCAGCAAGAACGCCGGGACCGTCACCGCTGCCGCCGACGGGTGACCCAGCACGACGGTCCGTTTTGGGGCATTACCCAATTCGGACCAGTGGTCGATCTCGCCTACACTCGGTGGCGTGCCACGTGGTGACGGTCGACTCAGTCATGATCTGCTCCCCGGCGAGAAAGGCCCCCAGGACGCTTGCGGCGTCTTCGGTGTCTGGGCTCCCGGCGAAGAGGTCGCCAAGCTCACTTACTTCGGGCTCTACGCCCTCCAGCATCGAGGCCAGGAATCCGCGGGTATCGCGGTCAGCAACGGCTCCCAGATCCTCGTCTTCAAGGACATGGGCCTCGTGTCCCAGGTCTTCGACGAGACCTCGCTCGGTTCGCTCCAGGGTCACATCGCGGTCGGTCACGCCCGCTACTCGACCACCGGTGCCTCCGTGTGGGAGAACGCCCAGCCGACGTTCCGGGCCACCGCGCACGGTTCCATCGCGCTCGGCCACAACGGCAACCTGGTCAACACGGCGCAGCTCGCCGAGATGGTCGCCGACCTCCCGAAGGACACCAACGGCCGGTCCACCCGGGTCGCGGCCACCAACGACACCGACCTGCTCACCGCGCTCCTCGCGGCCCAGGTCGACGACGACGGCAAGCCGCTGACCATCGAGGAGGCGTCCGCCCGGATCCTTCCCCAGGTGCAGGGCGCCTTCTCGCTCGTCTTCATGGACGAGCACACCCTCTACGCCGCCCGCGACCCGCAGGGCATCCGCCCGCTGGTCCTCGGCCGCCTGGAGCGCGGCTGGGTCGTCGCCTCCGAGTCCGCCGCCCTGGACATCTGCGGCGCCGCGTACGTCCGCGAGATCGAGCCCGGCGAGTTCGTCGCCATCGACGAGAACGGCCTGCGCACCTCGCGATTCGCGGAAGCGAAGCCCAAGGGCTGTGTCTTCGAGTACGTCTACCTGGCCCGCCCGGACACCGACATCGCCGGCCGGAACGTGTACCTCTCCCGCGTGGAGATGGGCCGCAAACTCGCCAAGGAAGCCCCGGTCGAGGCCGACCTGGTGATAGCGACTCCGGAGTCCGGCACCCCCGCGGCCATCGGCTACGCGGAGGCGTCCGGCATCCCGTTCGGCGCCGGACTGGTCAAGAACGCCTACGTCGGCCGTACGTTCATCCAGCCCTCGCAGACGATCCGGCAGCTCGGCATCCGCCTGAAGCTGAACCCGCTCAAGGAAGTCATCAAGGGCAAGCGCCTGGTCGTCGTCGACGACTCGATCGTGCGCGGCAACACCCAGCGGGCCCTGGTGCGGATGCTCCGCGAGGCGGGCGCGGCCGAGGTCCACATCCGGATCTCCTCGCCGCCCGTGAAGTGGCCGTGCTTCTTCGGCATAGATTTCGCCACCCGCGCGGAGCTCATCGCCAACGGCATGACGATCGACGAGATCGGCACCTCGCTGGGCGCCGACTCCCTCTCCTACATCTCCATCGACGGCATGATCGAGGCGACCACCATCGCCAAGCCGAACCTGTGCCGCGCCTGCTTCGACGGCGAGTACCCGATGGATCTCCCGGACCCCGAGCTGCTCGGCAAGCAGCTCCTGGAGACCGAGCTGGCCGCCGGGCCCGCCGCCACGGCCGCGGCCGACGCGATCCGTCGCCCGTAGACAGCCCGTTTCACCTGCCGTACGACACGAAGGTTCTCACTAGCCATGTCTGAGACAACTGGTGCCAGCTACGCAGCCGCGGGCGTCGACATCGAAGCGGGCGACCGCGCCGTCGAGCTGATGAAGGAGTGGGTGAAGAAGACGCAGCGCCCCGAGGTCCTCGGCGGCCTCGGCGGCTTCGCCGGCCTCTTCGACGCCTCCGCCCTCAAGCGCTACGAGCGCCCGCTGCTGGCCTCCGCCACGGACGGTGTCGGCACGAAGGTCGACCTCGCGCGCCGGCTGGGCGTCTACGACACCATCGGCCACGACCTGGTCGCCATGGTCATGGACGACATCGTGGTGTGCGGCGCCGAACCGCTGTTCATGACCGACTACATCTGCGTCGGCAAGGTCCACCCCGAGCGGGTCGCCGCCATCGTCAAGGGCATCGCCGAGGGCTGTGTACTGGCCGGCTGCGCCCTGGTGGGCGGCGAGACCGCCGAGCACCCCGGCCTGCTGGGCCCGGACGACTTCGACGTCGCGGGCGCCGGTACGGGCGTCGTGGAGGCCGACCGGCTGCTCGGCGCGGATCGCATCCGTACGGGTGACGCGGTCGTCGCCATGGCCGCCTCCGGTCTTCACTCGAACGGGTACTCGCTCGTCCGGCACGTCCTGCTGAACCAGGCCGGTCTGGCCCTGGACGCGCACATCGAGGAGTTCGGCCGCACCCTCGGCGAGGAACTCCTGGAGCCGACGAAGATCTACTCGCTGGACTGCCTGGCCCTGACCCGCACCACCGACGTGCACGCCTACAGCCACGTCACCGGTGGCGGCTTGGCGGCCAACCTGGCCCGCGTGATCCCCGACGGTCTGCACGCGACCGTCGACCGCTCCACGTGGACCCCGGCCCCCGTCTTCGACCTGGTCGGGCGGACGGGCCAGGTCGAGCGCCTGGAGCTGGAGAAGACCCTGAACATGGGCGTCGGCA
It includes:
- a CDS encoding META domain-containing protein translates to MYRYTYKERPHPSGHRRRPALTATAVAALLPLAAACGSEQAGDGGSASAEAGTSVTGVRWAVDGLTVNGRTSRAPDRAYLRIAGDGEVKGNLGCNGFASTAAFEGNRLSLGRIESTAMACEDVPMAFERNFAATLADHPLTPKVKGDRMTLTTADGDRVDLIKETAARATAPLDGTKWVVTSPAAGGRAHLTFDEKGRKVSGSLGCNKVNATATVRDGHITLGAPSTTRMMCEASLMTSEERLLRLFDSTVSYALDHDSLTLTSKNAGTVTAAADG
- the purF gene encoding amidophosphoribosyltransferase, with the protein product MPRGDGRLSHDLLPGEKGPQDACGVFGVWAPGEEVAKLTYFGLYALQHRGQESAGIAVSNGSQILVFKDMGLVSQVFDETSLGSLQGHIAVGHARYSTTGASVWENAQPTFRATAHGSIALGHNGNLVNTAQLAEMVADLPKDTNGRSTRVAATNDTDLLTALLAAQVDDDGKPLTIEEASARILPQVQGAFSLVFMDEHTLYAARDPQGIRPLVLGRLERGWVVASESAALDICGAAYVREIEPGEFVAIDENGLRTSRFAEAKPKGCVFEYVYLARPDTDIAGRNVYLSRVEMGRKLAKEAPVEADLVIATPESGTPAAIGYAEASGIPFGAGLVKNAYVGRTFIQPSQTIRQLGIRLKLNPLKEVIKGKRLVVVDDSIVRGNTQRALVRMLREAGAAEVHIRISSPPVKWPCFFGIDFATRAELIANGMTIDEIGTSLGADSLSYISIDGMIEATTIAKPNLCRACFDGEYPMDLPDPELLGKQLLETELAAGPAATAAADAIRRP
- the purM gene encoding phosphoribosylformylglycinamidine cyclo-ligase; translation: MSETTGASYAAAGVDIEAGDRAVELMKEWVKKTQRPEVLGGLGGFAGLFDASALKRYERPLLASATDGVGTKVDLARRLGVYDTIGHDLVAMVMDDIVVCGAEPLFMTDYICVGKVHPERVAAIVKGIAEGCVLAGCALVGGETAEHPGLLGPDDFDVAGAGTGVVEADRLLGADRIRTGDAVVAMAASGLHSNGYSLVRHVLLNQAGLALDAHIEEFGRTLGEELLEPTKIYSLDCLALTRTTDVHAYSHVTGGGLAANLARVIPDGLHATVDRSTWTPAPVFDLVGRTGQVERLELEKTLNMGVGMIAIVPQESADVALATLADRGVEAWVAGEITERGDHATGAELVGDYAV